A genomic segment from Thermococcus sp. encodes:
- a CDS encoding DUF835 domain-containing protein translates to MSLWFGKKEPLFQGSGLLDEEGFHSILQSNPHIQKVVITRRYNINPSTNVRLIYLSKVPHPGHVDPSKLHILEQTIWRLLQDSQSDVILDAFEYLVIENGLDTALKFTGKLRDTAVLAGSNFYVTVSGALDERTIHMLRRILD, encoded by the coding sequence ATGTCACTATGGTTTGGCAAGAAGGAACCCCTGTTTCAGGGTTCGGGACTTCTCGACGAGGAGGGCTTTCATAGCATCCTTCAGTCCAACCCACACATCCAGAAAGTTGTCATAACGAGACGGTACAACATTAATCCCTCTACCAACGTCAGGCTCATCTACCTCTCAAAGGTACCCCACCCTGGACATGTGGATCCTTCAAAGCTTCATATCCTTGAGCAAACCATCTGGCGGCTTCTTCAGGATTCCCAGTCGGACGTAATCCTAGACGCCTTCGAGTACCTAGTCATTGAGAACGGCCTTGATACTGCCCTTAAATTCACGGGCAAGCTTCGCGATACGGCTGTCCTAGCTGGTTCTAACTTCTACGTCACGGTGAGCGGTGCCCTTGACGAGAGGACAATTCACATGCTCCGCAGGATACTCGATTGA
- the mce gene encoding methylmalonyl-CoA epimerase: protein MFKKIDHVGIAVKNLDEAIKVWEGLGLKVDEVEEVPDQKVRTAIIHVGESRIELLEPTSEDSPIAKFIAKRGEGIHHIALGVDDIEGHLSELKGKGYRLIDEKPRPGAGGARIAFVHPKAVTGVLLELCQRN, encoded by the coding sequence ATGTTTAAGAAGATAGACCATGTTGGGATTGCAGTTAAGAACCTCGACGAAGCCATAAAAGTCTGGGAGGGTCTTGGCCTCAAGGTGGATGAGGTGGAGGAAGTCCCGGATCAGAAGGTCAGGACAGCGATAATTCACGTAGGGGAGAGCAGGATAGAGCTTCTAGAGCCAACGTCTGAAGACTCACCGATAGCAAAGTTCATAGCCAAACGTGGTGAGGGGATACACCACATCGCCCTCGGAGTCGACGACATAGAGGGACACTTATCGGAGCTTAAGGGGAAGGGTTATCGCCTCATCGACGAGAAGCCCAGACCCGGTGCTGGGGGAGCGAGGATAGCCTTCGTCCACCCCAAGGCCGTGACGGGGGTTCTCCTCGAACTCTGCCAGAGGAACTGA
- the meaB gene encoding methylmalonyl Co-A mutase-associated GTPase MeaB — MSFEELVEALLKGDKKAAARLITLAENDEENAKEIARLVYPHTGKAYVVGITGPPGAGKSTLLDKLIKLARDEGKVVGVIAIDPTSPFTGGALLGDRLRMQRHSTDPGVFIRSMATRGSLGGLAKTTNDAVRILDAYGCDVIFIETVGVGQTEVDIVKTADTVVLVNVPGLGDEVQALKAGLMEIADIFAINKADREGTEMLYLELKMAIEFEKEKWRKLGWEPPIVETIAFTLKGVKPLWEAIKRHHEFLKRSGELDERRKKRAREEIKAIVAGEVARKVEGKLREENTEGLINAVVERKLDPYSAAERIMGEALKV; from the coding sequence ATGAGCTTCGAAGAACTGGTGGAGGCACTTCTCAAGGGCGATAAAAAAGCCGCGGCGAGGCTTATTACCCTTGCCGAAAACGATGAAGAGAACGCAAAGGAGATAGCGAGGCTCGTTTATCCTCACACCGGGAAAGCCTACGTCGTTGGAATAACGGGCCCTCCCGGGGCTGGAAAGTCAACCCTTCTGGACAAGCTCATAAAGCTCGCAAGGGACGAGGGAAAGGTCGTTGGAGTCATAGCCATCGACCCCACATCACCGTTCACGGGTGGTGCCCTCCTCGGTGACAGGCTGAGGATGCAGAGGCATTCCACCGATCCGGGTGTTTTCATAAGGAGCATGGCCACTCGTGGTTCTCTCGGCGGCTTGGCAAAGACAACGAACGACGCGGTTAGAATACTCGACGCCTACGGTTGCGACGTCATTTTCATTGAGACGGTAGGAGTCGGCCAGACAGAAGTGGACATCGTGAAGACCGCTGACACGGTGGTCCTCGTTAACGTTCCAGGCCTTGGGGATGAGGTTCAGGCTTTAAAAGCGGGGCTGATGGAGATAGCCGACATATTCGCCATAAACAAGGCTGACAGGGAAGGGACTGAGATGCTCTACCTTGAGCTGAAAATGGCCATCGAGTTCGAGAAGGAAAAATGGAGGAAGCTCGGCTGGGAGCCGCCGATAGTCGAGACGATAGCGTTCACCCTGAAGGGCGTGAAACCACTTTGGGAGGCCATAAAGAGGCACCACGAGTTCCTCAAGAGAAGTGGGGAGCTTGATGAGAGACGGAAAAAACGCGCCAGGGAGGAGATAAAGGCCATCGTCGCCGGGGAAGTGGCGAGAAAGGTTGAGGGGAAGCTTAGGGAGGAAAACACTGAGGGACTTATAAACGCCGTCGTTGAGAGAAAGCTTGACCCGTATTCAGCGGCCGAAAGGATTATGGGCGAAGCTCTCAAAGTTTAG
- a CDS encoding cobalamin B12-binding domain-containing protein, whose protein sequence is MVERSKVRVVIAKPGLDGHDRGAKVVARALKEAGYEVIYTGIRQTPEQIVETVIQEDAPVLGISILSGAHMVLIPRILKLLEERGLKLNEDVVVFAGGIIPPDDAEELKKMGVAEVFGPGTSLQKTIEFVDRAVENLKRFKEA, encoded by the coding sequence ATGGTCGAGCGTTCAAAGGTTCGCGTTGTCATAGCAAAGCCTGGTCTGGATGGTCACGACAGGGGTGCGAAAGTCGTCGCCAGGGCACTGAAAGAGGCAGGTTACGAGGTTATCTATACTGGGATAAGACAGACGCCAGAGCAGATAGTTGAGACGGTGATCCAGGAGGACGCACCGGTTTTAGGGATAAGTATACTCTCCGGCGCACACATGGTTCTCATTCCGAGGATACTAAAGCTCCTTGAGGAAAGGGGTCTCAAGCTGAACGAAGATGTCGTTGTCTTCGCTGGTGGTATAATCCCGCCCGATGATGCAGAGGAACTCAAAAAGATGGGTGTCGCGGAGGTCTTCGGACCTGGAACCTCCCTTCAGAAGACCATTGAGTTCGTTGACAGGGCCGTTGAGAACCTCAAGAGGTTTAAGGAGGCTTAG
- a CDS encoding PHP domain-containing protein: protein MLRFPHDTHTHTVYSDGSGAIADNIAIAEDRGLKLLAITDHSHYLGPKTLNRYVREVRHWAEDSEVRVLVGVEGNITVDGVDVPDWMAKKLDFIIASVHEWLETPEEYLELVKAALMDENVDVIGHFGANFLYIGFPGTDELQEIFELAEANGKAFEISSRYRVPDVGFVRECIQRGIKLTFASDAHNPRSVGNVEWSEKAFLKAGGEKGDLLFGEFCEGL, encoded by the coding sequence ATGCTGAGGTTCCCACACGACACCCACACCCACACGGTTTACTCAGACGGGAGCGGCGCGATAGCCGACAACATCGCTATCGCCGAGGATAGAGGACTAAAACTTCTCGCGATAACCGACCACAGCCACTACCTCGGGCCTAAAACCCTAAACCGCTACGTCCGGGAGGTTAGGCACTGGGCTGAGGATTCGGAGGTCAGGGTCCTGGTTGGCGTTGAGGGCAACATCACGGTCGACGGCGTTGACGTTCCGGACTGGATGGCAAAGAAGCTGGACTTTATTATAGCGAGCGTCCACGAGTGGCTCGAAACGCCGGAAGAATACCTTGAACTCGTAAAGGCAGCCCTGATGGATGAAAACGTCGATGTGATCGGTCATTTCGGTGCCAACTTCCTCTACATCGGCTTTCCAGGGACGGACGAACTTCAGGAGATCTTTGAGCTTGCGGAAGCCAACGGAAAGGCCTTTGAGATCAGCTCCCGCTACCGCGTCCCGGACGTCGGGTTCGTGAGGGAGTGCATACAGCGCGGAATAAAGCTTACCTTCGCGAGTGATGCTCACAATCCCAGAAGTGTTGGAAACGTGGAATGGAGCGAGAAGGCCTTTTTAAAGGCAGGTGGAGAAAAGGGGGATTTGCTCTTCGGGGAATTTTGTGAGGGCTTATGA
- a CDS encoding Maf family nucleotide pyrophosphatase — MSLILASSSPRRREVLSHFIPEFEVVPSGASEGCSLSEPAEYVLELARRKARKVYSRVFPDSTVIGADTVVSIDGRILGKPKTEGIAFKMLKLLSGRIHRVTTGYCIIHKGEEHCGKAVTEVKFRELDEGLIRAYIATGEPMDKAGAYGIQGKAGLFVEWIKGDYYNVVGFPLEIVWKLREMGFEVLSR; from the coding sequence ATGTCTTTAATCCTCGCCTCCTCCAGCCCGAGGAGACGAGAGGTACTCTCCCATTTTATTCCCGAGTTTGAGGTCGTGCCGAGCGGAGCTAGTGAGGGGTGCTCCCTGAGCGAGCCTGCCGAATACGTCCTAGAACTGGCGCGGAGAAAGGCGAGGAAGGTTTACTCCCGCGTTTTCCCTGATTCTACGGTGATAGGTGCTGACACCGTGGTAAGCATAGACGGCCGAATCTTGGGCAAGCCAAAAACCGAGGGAATTGCCTTTAAAATGCTCAAACTCCTCAGCGGGAGGATACATAGGGTCACGACAGGTTACTGCATAATCCATAAGGGTGAAGAACACTGCGGGAAGGCCGTTACAGAGGTCAAGTTCCGCGAGCTTGACGAGGGGTTGATACGGGCATACATAGCCACTGGAGAGCCAATGGACAAGGCAGGGGCCTACGGCATACAGGGGAAGGCTGGCCTCTTCGTTGAGTGGATAAAGGGCGATTACTATAACGTCGTTGGTTTTCCCCTTGAAATAGTCTGGAAGCTTAGAGAAATGGGTTTTGAGGTTCTATCACGTTAA
- a CDS encoding PINc/VapC family ATPase gives MRVFVADTSVIVDGRLTQFLSTFNEKVKVVIPDAVVAEIEHQANEGKAIGHTGLEELKKLRKMADEGRILFEFYGGRPEQWQIRRAKAGEIDHMVRETARELGATLVTGDGVQRDVAIAKGIEVVYLTAKKEPRHRLEDFFDETTMSVHLKGGLRPFAKKGKPGNWKFVPIRDEVLTDEELHEIADDIVERARRDPESFIEMDEPGATVVQLRNHRIVIAKPPFSDRIEITAVRPVIKLGIEDYELGDNLLERLKDRAQGILISGAPGEGKTTFAQALAEWYASMGKVVKTMEKPRDLQVGKEITQYTALNGRMELTGDILLLVRPDYTIFDEMRKTSDFKIYADLRMAGVGMVGVVHATKPIDAVQRFIGRVELGMIPQIIDTVIFIKAGGVEKVLTLEYLVKVPNGMKEDDLARPVIEVRDFETGELEYEIYTYGEEVSVVPVRKEEKAPALKLAERRLKQEIKKFLPDLYTEVEITSPHKAVIYADEFDIPAIIGKKGKRITDLEKKIGISIDVKSFAEREEAKPKEKVAVEVEEKKKTIALRVSPDYAKKPLKFYGGEQYIFTATPSKKGLVKVGKSTPIGKELKRLIDAGIQIWAST, from the coding sequence ATGAGAGTGTTCGTTGCTGATACTAGCGTGATAGTTGACGGTCGCCTGACGCAGTTCCTCTCAACGTTCAACGAGAAGGTCAAGGTCGTCATCCCCGATGCTGTCGTAGCGGAGATAGAGCATCAGGCCAACGAGGGGAAGGCGATAGGACACACAGGCCTTGAGGAACTTAAGAAACTCAGGAAAATGGCAGACGAGGGAAGAATCCTATTTGAGTTTTACGGCGGGAGGCCTGAGCAGTGGCAGATTAGACGAGCTAAGGCCGGTGAGATAGACCACATGGTCCGTGAGACGGCGAGGGAGCTTGGAGCCACCCTTGTAACCGGCGATGGGGTGCAGAGAGACGTTGCGATAGCGAAGGGGATAGAGGTTGTCTACCTCACCGCTAAGAAAGAGCCGAGACACCGCCTCGAGGACTTCTTCGACGAGACCACGATGAGCGTTCATCTGAAGGGAGGTTTAAGGCCCTTTGCCAAGAAGGGAAAGCCCGGAAACTGGAAGTTCGTTCCGATCAGGGACGAGGTTCTAACGGATGAAGAACTCCACGAGATAGCCGATGATATAGTCGAGCGCGCGAGACGCGATCCGGAGAGTTTCATCGAGATGGACGAGCCTGGGGCGACTGTTGTTCAGCTCAGGAATCATCGTATAGTCATAGCGAAGCCGCCCTTTTCGGATAGAATAGAAATAACCGCGGTGAGGCCGGTTATAAAGTTAGGCATAGAGGACTATGAACTTGGTGACAATCTTTTAGAGCGCCTTAAGGATAGAGCACAAGGAATTCTCATTTCCGGTGCCCCTGGTGAAGGAAAAACCACCTTTGCGCAGGCTTTAGCTGAGTGGTACGCCTCTATGGGTAAAGTCGTAAAGACCATGGAGAAGCCGCGCGACCTCCAGGTGGGTAAAGAGATAACACAGTACACCGCTTTGAACGGTAGGATGGAGCTGACAGGAGACATACTCCTCCTAGTCAGGCCCGATTACACGATATTCGATGAGATGAGGAAGACCAGCGACTTCAAGATCTATGCAGACCTTCGCATGGCTGGAGTGGGAATGGTCGGCGTCGTCCACGCGACGAAGCCGATAGACGCGGTTCAGCGTTTTATAGGTAGGGTCGAGCTTGGAATGATACCGCAGATAATCGATACGGTCATCTTCATCAAGGCCGGCGGTGTTGAGAAGGTTCTGACGCTGGAGTACCTCGTCAAGGTGCCGAACGGCATGAAGGAGGATGATTTAGCGAGGCCCGTTATAGAGGTTCGTGATTTCGAGACCGGCGAGCTTGAGTACGAGATTTACACCTACGGTGAAGAGGTCAGCGTCGTCCCGGTCAGGAAGGAGGAGAAGGCTCCCGCTTTGAAGCTCGCTGAGAGGAGGCTTAAGCAGGAGATAAAGAAGTTTCTGCCTGATCTCTACACTGAGGTTGAGATAACGAGTCCGCACAAGGCGGTTATCTACGCGGATGAGTTCGACATCCCGGCGATAATCGGCAAGAAGGGCAAGCGTATCACTGACCTTGAGAAGAAGATTGGCATAAGTATCGATGTCAAGAGCTTCGCCGAGCGCGAGGAAGCGAAGCCGAAGGAGAAGGTTGCCGTTGAGGTCGAGGAGAAGAAGAAAACGATAGCGCTCCGCGTCTCTCCGGATTACGCGAAGAAGCCGCTGAAATTCTACGGTGGCGAACAGTACATCTTCACGGCAACGCCGAGCAAGAAGGGTCTCGTTAAGGTGGGCAAGAGCACTCCTATTGGGAAGGAACTCAAAAGGCTCATCGATGCAGGTATACAGATATGGGCGAGCACCTGA
- the minD gene encoding cell division ATPase MinD, with protein MGRLISVASGKGGTGKTTTTANLSIALGKMGHKVCAVDADLTMANLSLVMGIDDAYTTIHDVLAGKAGINDAIYATTYENVYLIPAAIDWEHVIRADPRGLPGTIKALKDAFDFVIIDCPAGLQMDAMNAMLSGEEVLLVTNPEISCITDTMKVGIVLKRAGLAVLGFILNRYGRSDNDIPPDVAEEVMEVPLLEVIPEDPSVREATLEGVPVVEYRSNSDGAKAFMELAERITRIAGFKARVMG; from the coding sequence ATGGGCAGGCTCATATCGGTTGCCTCAGGCAAAGGGGGGACCGGAAAGACGACCACCACCGCAAACCTCTCAATAGCTCTCGGGAAGATGGGCCACAAGGTCTGCGCCGTCGATGCCGACCTCACCATGGCCAACCTGAGCCTCGTAATGGGAATAGACGACGCCTACACAACGATACATGATGTACTAGCAGGAAAGGCCGGGATAAACGACGCAATTTACGCGACCACCTACGAGAACGTTTATCTGATCCCAGCGGCAATAGACTGGGAGCACGTCATAAGGGCCGACCCGAGGGGCCTGCCCGGGACGATAAAGGCTCTCAAGGACGCCTTTGACTTCGTGATAATCGACTGCCCTGCCGGCCTACAGATGGACGCGATGAACGCTATGCTGAGCGGAGAGGAGGTTCTGCTCGTCACCAACCCGGAGATCTCGTGCATAACGGACACGATGAAGGTCGGAATAGTCCTAAAGAGGGCCGGATTAGCTGTTCTCGGATTCATCCTGAACCGCTACGGGAGGAGCGACAACGACATACCGCCGGATGTGGCGGAGGAGGTTATGGAGGTTCCCCTTCTAGAGGTCATCCCCGAGGATCCGTCCGTCAGAGAAGCGACCCTTGAGGGTGTTCCAGTCGTTGAATACAGGTCAAACTCCGATGGAGCAAAGGCCTTCATGGAGCTGGCCGAGAGGATAACGCGCATAGCCGGCTTCAAGGCAAGAGTGATGGGTTAG
- the asnB gene encoding asparagine synthase (glutamine-hydrolyzing), with protein MCLIAGGIGSNLREKFITMINAGKHRGPDSFGVWTDKGVLKSDDFSEVSEIPKGGIGLIQCRLAMTGSKTFTQPFINEFALTHNGEVYNHRELRDWLEGRGVSFESDVDSEVILGLIEHLLGEGLKIEEAVRRAMSMLEGDYAVALSDGESIYLFRDPVGVRPLYYSPSGFFASEKKVLWAIGEDAIPVNPGELVTLSKEGVKIRRVFSLENLRRKPLTGERAVNAVLRALNCTVKHRIGRKTGILFSGGLDSSLVALLASKYSQVILYTAGAEGSPDLEWARKAAETLGLPLREYIFDLEEVKEVVPKVTFAMEEPNPMNLAIGIPLYFATRTAGGEGTKVLLSGQGADELFGGYAKYLERPELMDEDLRELAERNLARDDKIEMLNSVEGRFPFLGLPVVSAAINIPVERKIEDGVKKMILRKAAVKAGLPEDLAMREKKAAQYGSNSQKLLKKLARREGLTLREYAEKAFQEVFKRD; from the coding sequence ATGTGTCTTATAGCGGGAGGAATCGGCTCAAATCTCAGGGAAAAATTCATCACCATGATTAACGCCGGAAAACATCGCGGCCCTGATAGCTTCGGTGTTTGGACTGATAAAGGTGTGCTCAAATCAGATGACTTTTCAGAGGTTTCTGAGATACCCAAGGGGGGTATTGGCCTTATCCAGTGCAGGTTGGCCATGACAGGTTCGAAGACCTTCACACAGCCCTTCATCAACGAGTTCGCCCTTACTCACAACGGAGAGGTATACAACCACCGTGAGCTTCGTGACTGGCTAGAGGGTAGGGGGGTCTCCTTTGAGAGTGACGTGGACAGTGAGGTGATTCTCGGACTCATAGAGCACCTCCTCGGGGAGGGCCTCAAGATTGAGGAGGCAGTGAGAAGAGCTATGTCGATGCTTGAGGGCGACTACGCGGTCGCTCTCTCGGACGGGGAAAGTATATACCTCTTCCGCGACCCAGTTGGGGTCAGGCCGCTCTACTACTCCCCCAGCGGTTTTTTTGCGAGCGAGAAGAAAGTTCTATGGGCGATAGGGGAGGACGCCATACCTGTAAACCCGGGAGAACTAGTCACATTATCCAAAGAAGGGGTTAAGATCAGGAGGGTCTTCTCGCTTGAGAATCTGAGGAGGAAGCCCTTAACGGGAGAGCGCGCCGTCAATGCAGTTCTTAGGGCTTTGAACTGCACTGTTAAACACCGCATTGGGAGGAAAACAGGAATCCTCTTCTCGGGTGGACTCGACAGCTCACTCGTTGCACTTCTCGCATCAAAGTACTCCCAAGTTATCCTCTACACTGCCGGAGCAGAGGGAAGCCCTGACCTTGAGTGGGCGAGGAAGGCCGCCGAGACCCTCGGACTGCCCCTCAGGGAGTATATCTTCGACCTTGAGGAAGTTAAAGAGGTCGTTCCAAAGGTAACCTTTGCCATGGAAGAACCAAACCCAATGAACCTCGCAATAGGCATCCCACTCTACTTCGCCACTAGAACTGCGGGAGGAGAAGGGACAAAGGTTCTCCTAAGTGGCCAGGGAGCGGACGAGCTCTTCGGCGGCTACGCAAAGTACCTTGAAAGGCCGGAGCTGATGGACGAAGATCTGCGGGAGCTTGCCGAGAGGAATCTTGCAAGGGACGATAAGATAGAGATGCTCAACTCGGTCGAGGGACGCTTTCCATTCCTGGGTCTTCCGGTCGTTTCGGCCGCAATCAACATCCCGGTAGAACGTAAAATCGAAGATGGCGTTAAGAAGATGATCCTTAGAAAAGCCGCTGTCAAAGCCGGTCTGCCGGAAGATCTCGCCATGAGGGAGAAGAAGGCCGCACAGTATGGGAGTAACAGCCAGAAGCTTCTCAAAAAGCTCGCAAGGAGGGAAGGACTGACCTTGCGTGAATACGCTGAAAAGGCCTTTCAGGAGGTATTTAAACGGGACTAA